In Esox lucius isolate fEsoLuc1 chromosome 6, fEsoLuc1.pri, whole genome shotgun sequence, the following proteins share a genomic window:
- the plek gene encoding pleckstrin isoform X1 — translation MEPKLIKEGYLVKKGTVLNSWKAVWVVLSEDGVEFFKKKTDSTPKGMIPLKGAVLTCPCQDFSKRTFVFKINTAKNQEHFFQATHLEERESWVKDIKRAISCLQGGKRFARKSTRRSIRLPDTVNLSEIYVQMRDQEDGIKELKLEKEKRVYNHCFTGGCVVDWLINKDKARNRPEALMLATGLLNEGFLQPAGDLSKDGAEGGAESAVLDEPDAFYYFADSGFFCEGYSSDEDGILKEEFRGNIIKQGCLLKQGHRRKNWKVRKFILRDDPAYIHYYDPTKGDEHLLGSIHLRGSVITAVEFVPDAKRYDVDGNLFEIITSDEKHYFLQAATVEERKEWIKAIQMVSKTGK, via the exons ATGGAGCCAAAACTAATCAAAGAGGGATACCTGGTAAAAAAG GGCACAGTTTTGAACTCTTGGAAGGCTGTGTGGGTCGTGTTGTCTGAAGATGGGGTGGAGTTTTTCAAGAAGAAGACAGACAGCACTCCCAAAGGAATGATCCCATTGAAGGGAGCTGTTCTGACCTGTCCCTGTCAGGACTTTAGCAAGAGGACG tttgtttttaagaTCAACACGGCCAAGAACCAGGAGCATTTCTTCCAGGCCACCCacctggaggagagagagtcCTGGGTGAAGGATATCAAGAGGGCCATCAGCTGTCTACAGGGAGGCAAAAGGTTTGCCAGAAAGTCCACACGCAGGTCCATTCGCCTCCCTGATACTGTCAACCTCAG TGAGATTTATGTTCAAATGAGAGACCAGGAGGATGGGATAAAAGAGTTGaagctggagaaggagaaaaggGTCTACAATCACTGTTTCACTG GTGGCTGTGTGGTTGACTGGCTAATCAATAAGGACAAGGCCAGAAACCGGCCTGAGGCTCTGATGTTGGCTACAGGGCTCCTGAATGAAGGTTTCCTACAGCCTGCAGGGGACTTATCCAAAGATGGTGCAGAGGGAGGAGCAGAGTCCGCAGTCCTCGATGAACCAGATGCATTCTACTACTTT GCCGACAGTGGCTTCTTCTGTGAAGGCTACTCCAGTGATGAAGATGGGATTTTAAAGGAGGAGTTCAGGGGTAATATCATAAAACAAGGCTGCTTACTCAAACAG GGTCATCGGAGGAAAAACTGGAAAGTGCGGAAGTTCATCCTCCGGGATGATCCTGCTTATATTCACTATTATGATCCGACCAAG GGGGATGAGCACCTGCTTGGGTCTATCCACCTACGAGGGTCTGTCATCACAGCAGTGGAGTTTGTTCCTGATG CCAAGAGGTATGATGTTGACGGAAATCTCTTTGAGATCATCACTTCAGACGAGAAGCATTATTTCCTTCAAGCAGCTACAGttgaagagagaaaagagtggATCAAAGCCATCCAGATGGTGTCAAAAACTGGAAAATAA
- the plek gene encoding pleckstrin isoform X2 gives MEPKLIKEGYLVKKGTVLNSWKAVWVVLSEDGVEFFKKKTDSTPKGMIPLKGAVLTCPCQDFSKRTFVFKINTAKNQEHFFQATHLEERESWVKDIKRAISCLQGGKRFARKSTRRSIRLPDTVNLSEIYVQMRDQEDGIKELKLEKEKRVYNHCFTGGCVVDWLINKDKARNRPEALMLATGLLNEGFLQPAGDLSKDGAEGGAESAVLDEPDAFYYFADSGFFCEGYSSDEDGILKEEFRGNIIKQGCLLKQGHRRKNWKVRKFILRDDPAYIHYYDPTKGDEHLLGSIHLRGSVITAVEFVPDEV, from the exons ATGGAGCCAAAACTAATCAAAGAGGGATACCTGGTAAAAAAG GGCACAGTTTTGAACTCTTGGAAGGCTGTGTGGGTCGTGTTGTCTGAAGATGGGGTGGAGTTTTTCAAGAAGAAGACAGACAGCACTCCCAAAGGAATGATCCCATTGAAGGGAGCTGTTCTGACCTGTCCCTGTCAGGACTTTAGCAAGAGGACG tttgtttttaagaTCAACACGGCCAAGAACCAGGAGCATTTCTTCCAGGCCACCCacctggaggagagagagtcCTGGGTGAAGGATATCAAGAGGGCCATCAGCTGTCTACAGGGAGGCAAAAGGTTTGCCAGAAAGTCCACACGCAGGTCCATTCGCCTCCCTGATACTGTCAACCTCAG TGAGATTTATGTTCAAATGAGAGACCAGGAGGATGGGATAAAAGAGTTGaagctggagaaggagaaaaggGTCTACAATCACTGTTTCACTG GTGGCTGTGTGGTTGACTGGCTAATCAATAAGGACAAGGCCAGAAACCGGCCTGAGGCTCTGATGTTGGCTACAGGGCTCCTGAATGAAGGTTTCCTACAGCCTGCAGGGGACTTATCCAAAGATGGTGCAGAGGGAGGAGCAGAGTCCGCAGTCCTCGATGAACCAGATGCATTCTACTACTTT GCCGACAGTGGCTTCTTCTGTGAAGGCTACTCCAGTGATGAAGATGGGATTTTAAAGGAGGAGTTCAGGGGTAATATCATAAAACAAGGCTGCTTACTCAAACAG GGTCATCGGAGGAAAAACTGGAAAGTGCGGAAGTTCATCCTCCGGGATGATCCTGCTTATATTCACTATTATGATCCGACCAAG GGGGATGAGCACCTGCTTGGGTCTATCCACCTACGAGGGTCTGTCATCACAGCAGTGGAGTTTGTTCCTGATG AGGTATGA
- the prokr1b gene encoding prokineticin receptor 1b, producing the protein MGEPNISRLAVVYAETPDHLLEEDGVELFTDTYDTDYGVPENEMPDTTQGTAFFVATIVIAVVLICIMLVCGVGNILFIATLARYKKLRNLTNLLIANLAISDFIVSVVCCPFLVDYYVVKQLSWDHGLVMCASVNYLRTVSLYVSTNALLAIAVDRYMAIVHPLRPRMKYQTAYCLITGVWIVPILISIPSAYFASETMYPHSGASTSQNTHKTFCAQIWPVDQQAYYRSYFLFIFALEFLGPVFVMAICYAQISRELWFKSVPGFQTEQIRKRMRCRRKTVMVLIGILTAYILCWAPYYGFTILRDFHPTLISRQKNSLVAFYIIECIAMSNSMINTFCFVSVKNNTVKYLKRIVLLRWRSSYAGYAPSKTMDETEMRTSSLPITEEFECIRLR; encoded by the exons ATGGGAGAGCCCAATATCAGCCGCTTGGCAGTGGTGTATGCTGAGACTCCTGACCACCTGCTGGAAGAGGACGGTGTGGAACTATTTACGGATACATACGACACGGACTACGGTGTTCCGGAAAACGAGATGCCTGACACAACACAGGGCACAGCCTTTTTCGTTGCCACCATTGTCATTGCCGTGGTGCTCATCTGTATTATGCTtgtatgtggtgtcggcaacATCCTGTTTATTGCTACTTTGGCACGGTACAAGAAACTGCGTAACCTCACCAACTTGCTCATCGCTAACCTAGCTATATCAGACTTCATAGTATCTGTGGTGTGCTGTCCCTTCCTAGTGGATTACTATGTGGTGAAACAGCTGTCATGGGACCACGGCCTGGTGATGTGTGCTTCAGTCAACTATCTCCGGACGGTCTCTCTGTACGTGTCCACTAATGCTCTACTTGCTATTGCTGTGGACAG GTACATGGCCATCGTCCATCCTCTGAGGCCTCGTATGAAGTACCAGACAGCCTACTGCCTGATCACTGGGGTGTGGATTGTACCCATCCTTATCTCCATCCCCTCAGCCTACTTTGCCTCAGAGACCATGTACCCGCACAGCGGAGCCAGCACCTCTCAGAACACCCACAAGACATTCTGTGCTCAGATCTGGCCGGTGGACCAACAAGCATACTATCGCTCTTACTTCCTGTTTATCTTTGCCCTGGAGTTCCTGGGGCCCGTTTTCGTCATGGCGATATGTTACGCACAGATTTCGCGTGAGCTCTGGTTCAAGAGCGTCCCGGGTTTCCAGACAGAGCAGATTCGGAAAAGGATGCGCTGTAGGCGGAAGACAGTCATGGTCCTGATCGGGATCCTGACAGCATACATTCTATGCTGGGCGCCATATTACGGCTTTACTATCTTACGTGACTTCCACCCAACACTCATCTCCCGCCAGAAGAACTCTCTGGTGGCTTTTTACATCATTGAGTGCATTGCCATGAGTAACAGTATGATCAACACCTTCTGCTTTGTCAGCGTCAAGAACAACACGGTCAAATACCTAAAAAGGATTGTATTGCTACGCTGGAGGTCCAGCTACGCCGGCTACGCTCCCAGTAAGACAATGGATGAGACAGAAATGCGGACATCCTCTTTGCCCATCACAGAGGAATTTGAATGCATTCGTCTGAGGTGA